The nucleotide sequence GTTTCCTCATCGCTCCGGTGCTCGACGACATCGACGTGTTCCTGCGACACCGCCTCGAAGCGATCGCCGGAGCGCCGCGTGTCCAGCTACCAACGACGCAGATGGGCGCTTGATCCGCGCGCTGCGCTCAGGAGCTCATCCAGCCGGCAGACGGCGCTTCGGCAAGGACGACCCACGAGCGGGAGAATGCGCCGCCGACAGGCGCGAAGCCGCGAATGCCGAGCCCCACCATCCGGAGCTCGCTTTCGACCTGGGGCATCGTCAGGTGATTGCGCGGAAACGTGGCTTCCAGGCCGAGACGCCTTCGCGCCCTCTGCCACAGGAACGATGCGCCCTCGATGTGGGCATACTCGACGATGACCCAGCGCGAGCTCACGCGCCGCATCTCGCGAAGCGCGCGAATGCGACCCGATTTCCTGACGTACGGAAGCAGCTGCAGGCACGCGACCAGGTCGAACGACTGCGACGCGAACGGGAGCGCACCGGCATCGGCGCAGACGAACGAGCTGGCGCCGGCAAGCGCCTGGTCGGAAGCGACGCCGCCGCGTGCTTCTGCCAGGCCGTCCTGCGAGATGTCGAGCTCGACGACGAGGCCGGGATGCAACGCCTGGAAATGGCGCAGCCAGCGACTGTTGCCCGAGCCGACGTCGAGCACCGTGCGAACGTCGCCGGCCGCGCGCAGCGCCTTGTCGACGGCACGCAGCTCGTCTCGATCGATGTCGCGGTTCTGGCCCTCACCCCGCCGCAAAATGCCACCCCTGGCCCGCCAGTCCCGTGTCAGGCCCCTGCGAGCCGCCCCGTGATCCGCGAGAATGAAATAGGATCGAAGACCCTATCGTGGCGCTGCGCCTGGAGCCAATCGACGCTCCGCGCAGACCGCTTCCGTCGGCATGAGCTGCTGCGCTCCGGTTACTCCGGGCTTCTCGGCTCCATTTACTCCGAGCCTTTCGGCTCCAGGCCCATGAGGCGGGCCAGGATCAGCTTCATGACCTCGTTGGAACCGGCGTAGATCGGCATCGCGCGCACGTCGACGTAGTCGCGGCAGACTCCGTACTCGGCCATGTAGCCGTAGCCGCCGTGAAGCTGGACAGCCTCGTAGGCCACGCGGTTGGCCAGGTCGCTCATCCACCACTTGGCCATCGAAACCCGCCGCGTGATGTCGACGCCCGCCTCGAACTCGTCGATGACGGCGTCGAGAAAGGTGCGGCCGATCTCGATCTCGGTGGTCAGCTCGACGAGCTTGAACGCGTTGTGCTGGAAAAAGCCGACGGGAGTGCCGAAGGCTTTTCTCTCTTTCACGTACGGCAGCGTCTTGGCGAGGATCTGCTCGCTGGCCGCCTGCGCGGCAATCGAGATCATCAGCCGCTCGCGCTGCAGGTTCTGCATCAGGTAGCGGAAGCCCTGACCCGGCTCGCCGAGAAGGTTCGCGCGCGGGACGCGGCAATCCTCGAAGAACAGCTCGGCAGTGTCCTGGATGTGCTGGCCCATCTTCTCGAGCGGCCGCGCCTTGAGGAATCCCGGCGCACCAGCTTCGACGACGATGAGACTGACGCCCGCGTAAGGCGGATCGGCTGCAGGATCGGTGCGGCACGCGACGATGATCAGGTCACAGTCGACGCCGTTGCTGATGAACGTCTTCTGCCCGTTGAGAACCCAATGGTCGCCGTCGCGAGCAGCCGTCGTCTTCAGGTTGGCCAGGTCGGATCCCACCGACGGCTCGGTCATCGCGATCGCGGTGAGCAGGTCTCCGCTTGCACAGCCGGGAAGCCAGCGCCTCTTCTGCTCTTCGCCGGCGAACTGCTCGAGATACGGAACGGCGATGTCCGAGTGCACCGACACGCCGGTCTGCAATCCCATGAACCCGGTGTAGCCGAGCTCTTCGCAGAGCACCGCCGAGAAACCGAATCCCGCGCCGCTGCCGCCGTACTGTTCGGGCAGCCACGGGCAGAGAAAGCCGGCTTTGCCCATCGCCTTCCAGAAACTGCGCGGCGTGCGGCGCTGTCTTTCCCACTCGCCGAGATGCGGGATCACTTCGCGCGCGAGGAAAGAGCGCAGCGAAGAGCGGAAGGCCTCGACCTCCGGAGTTTTCCAGGCAGCTACCGGCATTGCGCAATCTCGCGCCCCGGCCACGGCGCGATCTCGCGCCCCGGCAAAGGCGCGGTCTCGCGCCCCGGCAACGGCGCGATCTCGCGCCTCGGCAAAGGCGCGGTCTCGCGCCTCGGAAAGGCTACGTGCCCCGGCGCGGGCGCCCGCTCGCGGCCGGCAGCGGCCGCCGCGGTGGCATCGATCGAAAGCCGGTCGTACATCGTGCTTTTCTCCCGCAGAAGGATAGGCGAAGTTAAGCGAGCCGGATCATCAAGACAATCCGGTGCCGGGCGAGCGGCGAACGGCGTTGCAGGCGCCGGCGCGGCGGCAACGGCACGCAAGGCAGGCAACTCGAAGCGATCGAGGCAATCGATGCGATCCATGAAGGAGACGCGATGAACAACAGCGGCGAACCAGTCTACGTCGGCAGGGACTTCGGCGGGCGCGACGTCGTCATCGACCGTCCGCTCGTCGATCGCTACATCGGCGCCCTCGGGCAGCAGCTGCCGCTGTACGAGCAGGTCGCGCCCGGCCTCGTCCTGCA is from Candidatus Binatia bacterium and encodes:
- a CDS encoding class I SAM-dependent methyltransferase, which encodes MRRGEGQNRDIDRDELRAVDKALRAAGDVRTVLDVGSGNSRWLRHFQALHPGLVVELDISQDGLAEARGGVASDQALAGASSFVCADAGALPFASQSFDLVACLQLLPYVRKSGRIRALREMRRVSSRWVIVEYAHIEGASFLWQRARRRLGLEATFPRNHLTMPQVESELRMVGLGIRGFAPVGGAFSRSWVVLAEAPSAGWMSS
- a CDS encoding acyl-CoA dehydrogenase family protein; amino-acid sequence: MPVAAWKTPEVEAFRSSLRSFLAREVIPHLGEWERQRRTPRSFWKAMGKAGFLCPWLPEQYGGSGAGFGFSAVLCEELGYTGFMGLQTGVSVHSDIAVPYLEQFAGEEQKRRWLPGCASGDLLTAIAMTEPSVGSDLANLKTTAARDGDHWVLNGQKTFISNGVDCDLIIVACRTDPAADPPYAGVSLIVVEAGAPGFLKARPLEKMGQHIQDTAELFFEDCRVPRANLLGEPGQGFRYLMQNLQRERLMISIAAQAASEQILAKTLPYVKERKAFGTPVGFFQHNAFKLVELTTEIEIGRTFLDAVIDEFEAGVDITRRVSMAKWWMSDLANRVAYEAVQLHGGYGYMAEYGVCRDYVDVRAMPIYAGSNEVMKLILARLMGLEPKGSE